From a single Fusobacterium ulcerans ATCC 49185 genomic region:
- a CDS encoding tyrosine phenol-lyase, protein MEKRKFMPEPFKIKMVEHMGTLDKEERKAAIKEAGYNTFLLRSEDCYIDLLTDSGTNAMSDRQWAGLMLGDEAYAGSKNFYHLQAVVREYFGFKYIVPTHQGRGAENILSTLMIKPGDYVPGNMYFTTTRFHQERNGATFRDVIIDEAHDPAADLPFKGNVDLKKFQALIDEVGADKIPYICLAVTVNLAGGQPVSMANIKAVSELAHKNGIMVMFDATRCVENAYFIKDREEGYQDKTIKEIVHEMFSYGDGCTMSGKKDCITNIGGFLCMNDHDMYVRATGMVVQFEGMPSYGGLAGRDMEAMAIGITESVQYEYISYRVNQIRYLGEKLEAAGVPMVKPFGGHAIFVDARAFLDHLTQDEFPAQSLAAALYETSGVRTMERGIISAGRDVITGKDHHPKLETIRLTIPRRVYTYAHLDFVADAVIDLYNKRKDISGLKWDYEPKVLRFFTGTFKTINPELIKGY, encoded by the coding sequence ATGGAAAAAAGAAAATTTATGCCAGAACCTTTTAAAATCAAAATGGTAGAACACATGGGAACTTTAGATAAAGAAGAAAGAAAAGCTGCAATAAAAGAAGCTGGATATAATACTTTCTTATTGAGATCAGAAGATTGTTATATAGATCTTTTAACTGACTCAGGAACTAATGCAATGAGTGACAGACAATGGGCTGGACTTATGCTTGGAGATGAGGCATATGCTGGAAGTAAGAATTTTTATCATCTACAGGCAGTAGTAAGAGAATATTTTGGATTTAAATACATAGTTCCTACACATCAAGGTAGAGGAGCAGAAAATATTTTATCTACTTTAATGATTAAACCAGGAGATTATGTACCAGGAAATATGTACTTTACAACAACTAGATTTCATCAGGAAAGGAATGGAGCTACATTTAGAGATGTTATCATAGATGAAGCGCATGATCCAGCAGCTGATTTGCCATTCAAAGGAAATGTAGATCTTAAAAAATTCCAAGCATTGATAGATGAAGTTGGAGCAGACAAAATACCTTACATCTGTCTTGCAGTAACAGTTAACCTAGCTGGAGGACAGCCAGTATCAATGGCTAATATCAAAGCTGTATCTGAATTAGCTCACAAAAATGGAATAATGGTTATGTTTGATGCTACTAGATGTGTTGAGAATGCTTATTTCATTAAAGATAGGGAAGAAGGATATCAAGATAAAACTATAAAAGAAATAGTTCATGAAATGTTCTCATATGGAGATGGATGTACAATGTCTGGTAAAAAGGACTGTATAACTAATATTGGAGGATTCCTATGTATGAATGACCATGATATGTATGTAAGAGCAACAGGAATGGTAGTTCAATTTGAAGGAATGCCTTCATATGGAGGACTTGCAGGAAGAGATATGGAAGCAATGGCAATAGGTATAACAGAATCAGTTCAATATGAATATATCAGTTATAGAGTAAATCAAATTAGATATCTTGGAGAGAAATTAGAAGCAGCAGGAGTGCCAATGGTAAAACCATTTGGAGGACATGCAATATTTGTAGATGCAAGAGCATTTTTAGATCATTTAACACAGGATGAATTCCCAGCGCAATCACTAGCAGCAGCATTGTATGAAACATCAGGAGTAAGAACAATGGAAAGAGGAATCATATCAGCAGGAAGGGATGTAATAACAGGAAAAGATCATCACCCTAAATTAGAAACAATTAGATTGACTATACCAAGAAGAGTATATACATATGCACACTTAGATTTTGTAGCTGATGCAGTTATTGATCTATATAACAAAAGAAAGGACATCAGTGGATTGAAATGGGATTATGAGCCAAAAGTATTAAGATTCTTTACTGGAACATTTAAAACTATTAACCCTGAATTAATAAAAGGGTACTAG
- a CDS encoding ClC family H(+)/Cl(-) exchange transporter: MNSEKTAEDNLKLLQKGSGKLYMLCLGVGALTGLIVSIYRWGLGYANHIRESIFSHEDMSSPMFLMMVWIGFIVVGLFVDLIAKKYPKTSGSGIPQVKGIILRQLDYVKWFQELVAKFVGGLFGIGCGLSLGREGPSVQLGSYIGYGATKIFKRDSVEKKYLVTSGASAGLAGAFGAPLAGVMFSLEELHKFISSKLLICTFLASIASDFVGRRMFGMQTAFNLSVNYPKDINPYFQFGLFILFGIIIACFGKIFTMTLIKVQDIYKGAKLPRWTKVSFVMTTSFILCFILPEVTGGGHELVEEMAGGNRTVQLLMVIFVVKLLFTALSYATGFAGGIFLPMLVLGAILGKIYGILLVNILEVGPEFIPHYMVLGMAGYFVAVVRAPITGAVLILEMTGNFDHLLALVTVSVVAYYITDLMGLEPIYEILYERMAKDVPHEKLEDSKKTIIAIPVTGESELDGKRICEIKWAEDVLVVAIVRNEHEIIPKGNTRIEAGDRLTILLPEKKVHIMKESLYKLGTCS; this comes from the coding sequence ATGAATTCTGAAAAGACTGCAGAAGATAATTTAAAATTACTGCAAAAAGGAAGTGGAAAATTGTATATGCTCTGTTTGGGAGTAGGAGCACTGACAGGTCTTATTGTTTCTATTTACAGATGGGGATTAGGATATGCTAATCATATAAGAGAAAGCATCTTTAGTCATGAGGATATGTCAAGTCCTATGTTTCTTATGATGGTATGGATAGGATTTATTGTTGTTGGACTATTTGTAGATCTGATTGCAAAAAAATATCCCAAAACATCTGGAAGTGGAATTCCACAAGTAAAAGGGATAATATTAAGACAGCTTGATTATGTAAAATGGTTTCAGGAATTAGTTGCAAAGTTTGTTGGGGGACTATTTGGAATAGGATGTGGACTTTCTTTAGGAAGAGAAGGACCATCTGTACAATTAGGTTCTTATATTGGATATGGGGCTACTAAAATATTTAAAAGAGACTCTGTTGAAAAAAAATATCTTGTAACAAGTGGAGCAAGTGCAGGATTGGCAGGAGCTTTTGGAGCACCTCTGGCAGGGGTTATGTTCAGTCTGGAAGAACTACATAAGTTCATATCATCAAAACTTCTAATATGTACATTCTTAGCAAGTATAGCTTCTGATTTTGTTGGAAGAAGAATGTTTGGTATGCAGACAGCTTTTAATTTAAGTGTAAATTATCCTAAAGATATAAATCCTTATTTCCAATTTGGATTATTTATTTTATTTGGTATAATTATTGCCTGCTTTGGAAAAATATTTACAATGACATTAATAAAAGTTCAGGATATCTATAAAGGGGCTAAACTGCCAAGATGGACAAAAGTTTCTTTTGTTATGACAACTTCATTTATTTTATGTTTCATTTTGCCAGAAGTAACTGGTGGTGGACATGAACTAGTAGAAGAGATGGCTGGAGGAAATAGAACTGTACAATTACTTATGGTTATATTTGTTGTGAAATTATTATTTACAGCTTTATCATATGCAACAGGTTTTGCTGGAGGTATATTTCTTCCAATGCTTGTATTAGGAGCTATATTAGGAAAAATATATGGAATCCTATTGGTTAATATATTAGAAGTTGGACCAGAATTCATACCACATTATATGGTATTGGGTATGGCTGGATACTTTGTAGCAGTAGTAAGAGCACCTATTACTGGAGCAGTTCTTATATTGGAAATGACAGGAAATTTTGATCATTTACTTGCACTTGTAACTGTTTCTGTGGTAGCATATTATATAACAGATTTGATGGGATTAGAACCTATTTATGAGATTCTTTATGAAAGAATGGCAAAAGATGTTCCTCATGAAAAATTGGAAGACAGTAAGAAAACCATTATAGCTATTCCTGTTACAGGAGAATCAGAATTAGATGGAAAAAGAATATGTGAAATAAAGTGGGCAGAAGATGTTCTGGTAGTAGCTATTGTAAGAAATGAACATGAAATAATTCCTAAGGGAAATACCAGAATAGAAGCAGGAGATAGATTAACAATACTTCTTCCAGAAAAAAAAGTTCATATTATGAAAGAAAGTCTATATAAATTAGGTACTTGCAGTTAA
- a CDS encoding alanine/glycine:cation symporter family protein produces the protein MFEGLINSIKNMVLSINGLLWGKLITVNVGETIVELSLLVVILIPIGLYFTVRTKFLPFRMFPEMIKCVLEPKSSTDKDSISGLQALFIATASRVGMGNLAGVVAAISFGGPGAIFWMWLAALIGASSAFIESTLAQIYKEKDPLYGGFRGGPAYFMDRMRIITWIKEEDEFVDNIKGTSKYVSADGKKYYTRGTRFRLLGVLFALSGLLCWAGISQVIANSVSQSFANAFNFPPLYTTIALVVISAIVLFKNEGIVDVLNKVVPAMAILYFSVTLFIIIKNIGLLPQMFENIFVQAFGFRQAVAGGFGAILMQGVKRGLFSNEAGSGSAPCAAAAADVAHPVKQGLIQALGVFIDTLLICSCSAFIMLLAPESVTKGLMGMDLLQAAMNHHIGQAGVIFIAVILFLFSFSTFLGIMFYARGNVAYVFGDNWKSQNLYKIFALGMLFAGGLAQYTFVWELGDLGVGLMTVFNMMAIIPLSGQAIESLKDYEVNFMNKKIKKIETIEEIQKVI, from the coding sequence ATGTTTGAAGGTTTGATTAACTCGATTAAAAATATGGTGCTTTCAATAAATGGATTGCTATGGGGGAAGCTCATAACAGTAAATGTTGGAGAAACGATAGTGGAGCTTAGTCTTTTGGTAGTTATTCTTATCCCAATAGGGTTATACTTTACAGTGAGAACAAAATTTCTCCCATTTAGAATGTTTCCAGAAATGATAAAGTGTGTGTTGGAACCTAAAAGCTCCACAGATAAAGATTCTATATCTGGACTGCAGGCCTTATTCATAGCTACAGCTTCAAGAGTAGGAATGGGAAATCTGGCTGGAGTGGTAGCAGCAATATCCTTTGGTGGACCTGGAGCAATATTCTGGATGTGGCTGGCTGCATTAATAGGTGCTTCAAGCGCATTTATAGAATCAACTTTAGCTCAGATATATAAAGAGAAAGATCCATTATATGGAGGATTCAGAGGCGGACCTGCATACTTTATGGATAGAATGAGAATAATAACTTGGATAAAAGAAGAAGATGAGTTCGTTGATAATATAAAAGGAACTTCTAAGTATGTATCAGCAGATGGAAAAAAATATTATACTAGAGGGACTAGATTCAGACTTTTAGGAGTATTATTTGCACTTTCTGGATTACTTTGCTGGGCAGGAATAAGTCAAGTTATTGCTAACTCAGTAAGTCAATCATTTGCAAATGCTTTCAACTTTCCACCATTATATACAACAATAGCTTTAGTAGTTATATCAGCAATTGTATTGTTTAAAAATGAAGGGATAGTAGATGTACTTAATAAAGTAGTTCCAGCAATGGCAATACTGTATTTCTCAGTAACATTGTTTATAATAATAAAGAATATAGGGCTTTTACCTCAAATGTTTGAAAATATATTTGTACAGGCTTTTGGGTTTAGACAGGCAGTAGCAGGAGGATTTGGAGCTATATTGATGCAGGGAGTAAAAAGAGGATTGTTTTCTAATGAAGCTGGTTCAGGGTCAGCTCCATGTGCGGCAGCAGCAGCAGATGTTGCTCATCCAGTTAAACAGGGATTAATTCAAGCTTTAGGAGTATTTATAGATACATTGTTAATATGCAGCTGTTCAGCTTTCATAATGCTTCTTGCACCTGAAAGTGTAACAAAAGGACTAATGGGAATGGATCTTTTACAAGCAGCAATGAATCATCACATAGGACAGGCAGGAGTCATATTCATAGCAGTAATATTGTTCTTATTCAGTTTCAGTACTTTCCTTGGAATAATGTTCTATGCAAGAGGGAATGTAGCTTATGTTTTTGGAGATAACTGGAAATCACAGAACTTGTATAAAATATTTGCACTAGGAATGCTTTTTGCAGGAGGACTTGCACAATATACATTTGTATGGGAACTAGGAGATTTAGGAGTAGGACTTATGACAGTCTTTAATATGATGGCAATAATACCATTATCAGGGCAGGCAATAGAATCATTAAAAGATTATGAAGTAAATTTTATGAATAAAAAGATTAAAAAAATAGAAACTATTGAAGAAATACAGAAAGTAATTTAA